Proteins encoded together in one Coregonus clupeaformis isolate EN_2021a chromosome 30, ASM2061545v1, whole genome shotgun sequence window:
- the LOC121546147 gene encoding epidermal growth factor receptor kinase substrate 8-like protein 3: MFGSSSGLFSNQPRGFPQEVPPSQRSSLSRPSAKSIYMQRKEYSETMNKQPDNFQYTVEHLFTHELDGQEVRSLDDCVARLQRLEAKGRVWGQEMILEVQGGCLHLIDIETKAELESVPLGCVVQTKAVLDSCAYNSLLIIMVQQRNRRIPQVFMLQCEEVGAEAIREDLDKAVQHNANAPPPEPRRDRYDIRSNLENVIGQQANGKGFRPVDPPPLYGNRNDRAYESFPPPPVYSPQQQPLYSLEMYRGSQQYGARDQAPPQPQPQYTDTERSVEVLNHVLNDVELFMGKVSGAVPNEDKKKKKKKKKMKNSPKQNADNSPHWEEFVACLQKIKYGFNLLGKLNGEIQNPSAPDFVHFLFSTLDKLVAHCPPDLPPSVLTPLLTEPALTLLSQVVTPEEDRLWRALGDSWNLPRSKWPDGHMIPPYHPEFYDGWQLPMPVPPAANQGLSRSNSQHFLPREEMMQQMPDEGRSNSHYIQRPEEPMMNSPPPSQPMMNSQWNSPPPSQPMMNSQWNSPPPSQPMMNSPPPSQPMMNSQWNSPPPSHPMMNSQWNSPPPSQPMMNSPPPSQPMMNSQWNSPPTSHEPAPVRMRVIYDFVARNHQELSIMKGEVVQVVDKSGQWWRVRNERGEEGHVAKNVLEPLDGGEPWDEGQEVRSPPALNMHSSPADVKAWLEYKSFSKITVRSLAVLNGALLLGMSRDEMRTVCPEEGGRVFFQLQAIKSSIALASESNDYGPYNGR, from the exons aggGTTCCCTCAGGAGGTTCCTCCCTCTCAGAGGTCCAGTTTGTCCAGGCCCAGTGCCAAATCCATATACA TGCAAAGGAAAGAGTATTCAGAAACAATGAACAAACAACCGGACAACTTCCAGTACACGGTGGAG CACCTGTTTACACACGAGTTGGACGGCCAAGAGGTGCGTAGCCTGgatgactgtgtggccaggctGCAGAGGCTGGAGGCTAAGGGCCGGGTCTGGGGACAGGAGATGATCCTGGAGGTCCAGGGAGGATGCCTCCATCTCATCGACATTGAGACCAAG gCAGAGCTGGAGTCTGTGCCTCTGGGATGTGTAGTTCAGACCAAGGCAGTGTTGGACAGCTGTGCCTACAACTCCCTGCTCATCATTATGGTCCAGCAACGCAACAGACGCATCCCTCAGGTCTTCATGCTCCAGTGTGAGGAGGTCGGG GCAGAAGCCATCAGAGAAGACCTGGACAAGGCTGTCCAACACAATGCTAATGCTCCTCCTCCTGAACCTCGCAGAGACCGGTACGACATCAG aagTAATCTGGAGAACGTCATTGGTCAACAGGCGAATGGGAAAGGCTTCCGGCCCGTTGATCCTCCTCCTCTGTATGGCAACAGGAACGACAGGGCGTATG AGAGCTTCCCTCCCCCTCCAGTCTACAGTCCACAACAGCAGCCGCTGTACAGTCTGGAAATGTATAGAGGGTCGCAGCAGTATGGAGCTAGAGACCAAGCGCCCCCCCAGCCCCAACCTCAATACACTGACACAGAGAGGAGTGTG GAAGTGTTAAACCATGTGCTGAATGACGTGGAGTTGTTCATGGGGAAAGTATCAGGTGCCGTTCCTAATGaagacaagaagaagaagaagaagaagaagaagatgaagaacaGCCCAAAGCAAAATG CTGACAACTCGCCACATTGGGAGGAGTTTGTCGCCTGTCTCCAGAAAATTAAGTATGGATTCAACCTTCTG GGAAAGCTGAATGGAGAGATCCAGAACCCCAGCGCTCCTGACTTTGTCCATTTTCTCTTCTCTACTCTGGATAAG TTGGTGGCCCACTGCCCGCCAGACCTGCCCCCCTCAGTCCTGACCCCCCTGCTAACAGAGCCAGCCCTCACCCTGCTCAGCCAGGTGGTCACCCCAGAGGAAGACCGGCTGTGGAGGGCCCTTGGAGACAGCTGGAACCTCCCCAG GTCCAAATGGCCAGATGGTCACATGATCCCACCCTACCACCCAGAATTCTATGATGGTTGGCAGCTGCCCATGCCTGTGCCACCGGCAGCCAATCAGGGCCTGAGCAGGAGCAACAGCCAGCACTTCCTCCCCAGAGAGGAAATGATGCAACAGATGCCTGATgag ggCAGGAGCAACAGCCATTACATACAGCGGCCTGAGGAG CCCATGATGAATTCTCCACCACCTTCACAGCCCATGATGAACTCGCAGTGGAATTCTCCACCACCTTCACAGCCCATGATGAACTCGCAATGGAATTCTCCACCACCTTCACAGCCCATGATGAATTCTCCACCACCTTCACAGCCCATGATGAACTCGCAATGGAATTCTCCACCACCTTCACATCCCATGATGAACTCGCAGTGGAATTCTCCACCACCTTCACAGCCCATGATGAATTCTCCACCACCTTCACAGCCCATGATGAACTCGCAGTGGAATTCTCCACCAACTTCACA TGAGCCGGCCCCAGTGAGGATGCGTGTGATCTATGACTTCGTGGCCAGGAACCACCAGGAGCTGAGCATTATGAAGGGAGAGGTGGtccag gtAGTGGACAAGTCAGGGCAGTGGTGGAGAGTCCGTAATGAACGTGGTGAGGAAGGTCATGTTGCCAAGAATGTTCTGGAGCCACTGGATGGAGGGGAACCCTGGGATGAGGGCCAGGAGGTGCGCTCCCCTCCAGCACTCAACATGCATTCCAGCCCTGCAGATGTGAAAGCATGGCTGGAGTACAAGTCCTTCTCCAAAAT AACTGTTCGTAGCCTGGCCGTGCTGAACGGTGCTCTACTCCTGGGGATGTCCAGAGATGAGATGAGGACGGTGTGtccagaggagggaggaagagtgttCTTTCAGCTGCAGGCTATCAAGTCCTCCATAGCT CTTGCCAGTGAATCCAACGACTACGGCCCTTATAACGGTCGTTAG